The following are encoded in a window of Pseudomonas graminis genomic DNA:
- a CDS encoding amidohydrolase, with product MRDLSTLPNLNIALVQTTLVWHDAPANHAHFEELLAQAQGADLVILPEMFTTGFSMESELLAEPEDGPTAQWILAQARQLDAVVTGSVIIRDADGSHRNRLLWARPDGELLHYDKRHLFRMAGEHEHYSPGERQVQFELKGWRIRPLICYDLRFPVWSRDAQNTDLLLYTANWPGARRLHWNRLLPARAIENLCYVAAVNRVGIDGKGFAYTGDSQVLDFQGESLLNIGEADGVFQVSLSAQSLAAYREKFPACLDADTFEIQ from the coding sequence ACCACGCTGGTTTGGCACGACGCCCCGGCGAACCACGCCCACTTCGAAGAATTGCTGGCCCAAGCCCAAGGCGCGGATCTGGTGATCCTGCCGGAGATGTTCACCACTGGGTTTTCGATGGAATCCGAACTGCTCGCCGAGCCCGAAGACGGCCCGACTGCCCAGTGGATCCTGGCGCAGGCCAGGCAACTGGATGCCGTGGTGACCGGCAGCGTGATCATTCGCGACGCTGACGGCAGCCATCGCAATCGCCTGCTGTGGGCGCGACCGGACGGCGAGCTGCTGCATTACGACAAGCGCCATCTGTTCAGAATGGCCGGGGAACACGAGCATTACAGCCCGGGCGAGCGCCAGGTGCAGTTCGAGCTTAAGGGCTGGCGGATTCGTCCGCTGATCTGCTACGACCTGCGTTTTCCGGTGTGGAGCCGTGACGCCCAGAATACCGATTTGCTGCTGTACACCGCCAATTGGCCGGGCGCTCGCCGTCTGCACTGGAATCGCCTGCTGCCAGCGCGGGCCATCGAGAACCTCTGTTACGTCGCGGCGGTGAATCGCGTGGGCATCGATGGCAAGGGCTTTGCCTACACCGGCGACAGTCAGGTGCTGGATTTCCAGGGCGAGAGCCTGCTCAACATCGGCGAGGCAGACGGGGTGTTTCAGGTCAGCTTGTCAGCGCAGAGCCTGGCGGCGTACCGCGAGAAATTCCCGGCCTGTCTCGACGCTGATACATTCGAGATACAGTAA
- the leuA gene encoding 2-isopropylmalate synthase produces MTMLKDPSTKYRAFPVIDLPDRTWPSKTITAAPIWCSSDLRDGNQSLIEPMDAVKKLRFWKTLVQVGVKEIEASFPSASQTDFDFVRTLIEDGHIPDDTTIQVLTQAREDLIARTFESLRGAKKAIVHLYNATCPSFRRIVFNQDKAGVKAIAVNAAQLFVKYAALQPETQWQFEYSPETFSATELEFAKEVCDAVIEVWNATPQNKVILNLPATVEVATPNIYADQIEWFCRNISRRDSVIISLHTHNDRGTGVAATELGLMAGADRVEGCLFGNGERTGNVDLVTVALNMYTQGLNPQLDFSDIDGVRKVVEECNQIPVHPRHPYVGDLVHTAFSGSHQDAIRKGFTQQKDGTLWEVPYLPIDPADIGRSYEAVIRVNSQSGKGGITYLLEQEYGISLPRRMQIEFSQVVQGETDRLGLEMTAQQIYSLFKREYLQANKPYALVSHRLQEENGNSAVEVVVTGMGDSESNLRWKGTGNGALEALVAGLPVSAEIMDYNEHAIGAGTTAKAAAYIELRVDGDRAVHGVGIDENITTASFKALFSALNRGLLQADATKAA; encoded by the coding sequence ATGACCATGCTCAAAGATCCCTCGACCAAGTACCGCGCCTTTCCTGTCATCGACCTGCCTGACCGCACCTGGCCTTCCAAGACCATCACTGCGGCGCCGATCTGGTGCAGTTCCGACTTGCGTGACGGTAACCAGTCGCTGATCGAGCCCATGGATGCGGTCAAAAAGCTGCGTTTCTGGAAGACCCTCGTTCAAGTCGGCGTGAAGGAAATCGAAGCCTCCTTCCCTTCCGCCTCGCAAACCGATTTCGACTTCGTGCGCACGCTCATCGAAGACGGCCATATCCCGGACGACACCACCATTCAGGTGCTGACTCAGGCCCGCGAAGACCTGATCGCGCGGACGTTCGAGTCCCTGCGCGGTGCGAAAAAAGCCATCGTCCATCTTTACAACGCCACCTGCCCGTCCTTCCGCCGCATCGTCTTCAACCAGGACAAAGCGGGCGTGAAAGCCATCGCCGTGAATGCTGCTCAGCTGTTCGTCAAATACGCCGCCCTGCAGCCAGAAACCCAATGGCAGTTCGAGTACTCGCCTGAGACGTTCAGCGCCACCGAGCTGGAGTTCGCCAAGGAAGTCTGCGACGCCGTCATCGAAGTGTGGAACGCGACGCCGCAGAACAAGGTGATCCTCAATCTGCCAGCCACCGTCGAAGTCGCCACCCCGAACATTTACGCCGACCAGATCGAATGGTTCTGCCGCAACATTTCCCGTCGTGACAGCGTGATCATCAGCCTGCACACCCACAATGACCGTGGCACCGGCGTCGCCGCGACCGAGCTGGGCCTGATGGCCGGCGCGGATCGTGTTGAAGGCTGCCTGTTCGGCAATGGCGAGCGCACCGGCAACGTCGACCTCGTGACCGTCGCGCTGAACATGTACACCCAGGGCCTGAATCCGCAGCTGGATTTCTCCGACATCGACGGCGTGCGCAAGGTGGTCGAGGAATGCAACCAGATTCCGGTACACCCGCGTCATCCGTACGTCGGCGATCTGGTGCACACCGCGTTTTCCGGCTCTCACCAGGACGCGATCCGCAAGGGCTTCACCCAGCAGAAGGACGGCACGCTGTGGGAAGTGCCTTACCTGCCGATCGACCCGGCTGATATTGGCCGCAGCTACGAGGCGGTCATCCGCGTCAACAGCCAGTCTGGTAAAGGCGGGATCACTTACCTGCTCGAACAGGAATACGGCATTTCCCTGCCCCGTCGCATGCAGATCGAATTCAGCCAGGTGGTTCAGGGCGAGACCGATCGTTTGGGTCTGGAGATGACGGCTCAGCAGATTTACTCGCTGTTCAAGCGTGAATACCTGCAGGCCAACAAGCCCTACGCGTTGGTCAGCCATCGCTTGCAGGAAGAGAACGGTAACAGCGCCGTGGAAGTGGTCGTGACCGGCATGGGCGACAGCGAGAGCAACCTGCGCTGGAAAGGCACGGGCAACGGTGCACTGGAAGCGCTGGTCGCCGGCCTGCCGGTTTCGGCCGAGATCATGGATTACAACGAACATGCCATTGGCGCAGGTACTACCGCCAAGGCCGCCGCCTACATCGAGTTGCGTGTAGATGGCGACCGCGCGGTGCATGGCGTCGGTATCGACGAGAACATCACCACCGCGAGCTTCAAGGCGCTGTTCAGCGCGCTCAATCGTGGCTTGCTGCAGGCTGACGCGACGAAGGCGGCGTAA
- a CDS encoding peptide ABC transporter substrate-binding protein: MKEADWKILSRLRPLAVERLYERIWQDILKKTAVTDKDARDRVQGVRDVANKGDKLVAKVFDSTNFSRSNFSFHLYALVAEDLITDEELRQFSDEVQDRLKLWREG, encoded by the coding sequence ATGAAAGAAGCAGACTGGAAAATTCTCAGCCGACTAAGACCTCTAGCCGTGGAGCGCCTTTACGAGCGTATCTGGCAGGACATTCTGAAAAAAACAGCGGTAACGGACAAAGATGCTCGAGACCGCGTCCAAGGTGTCAGGGATGTGGCTAACAAGGGCGATAAACTTGTGGCTAAGGTGTTCGACTCCACCAACTTTTCAAGAAGTAATTTCAGTTTTCACCTCTATGCGCTGGTCGCGGAGGATCTGATTACTGATGAGGAGCTGCGGCAGTTCAGCGATGAAGTCCAGGATCGGCTAAAACTGTGGCGCGAGGGGTGA
- a CDS encoding peptidoglycan DD-metalloendopeptidase family protein has protein sequence MCAALPAYADSYISRLLNKPVPGGVAVVDLGPAAQAPKATWQGKPVLVVKDQDARWLAIVGIPLSVKPGTAQQVSSGGRNLPFVVGNKKYPEQRITLKNQRQVNPNPDDLKRIEQELDVQVRAYRTFSPVTPSNLLLDKPVDGPLSSKFGVRRFFNGEERNPHAGLDFAVPAGTPIKSPAAGKVILIGNYFFNGNTVFVDHGQGFISMFCHMSKIDVKVGDAVPRGGVVGRVGSTGRATGPHMHWNVSLNDARVDPAIFINAFQP, from the coding sequence ATGTGTGCTGCCCTGCCCGCCTACGCTGACAGCTACATTTCCCGCCTGCTCAACAAGCCCGTGCCCGGCGGCGTGGCGGTGGTCGATCTGGGCCCTGCGGCACAAGCGCCCAAAGCAACCTGGCAGGGCAAACCCGTGCTGGTGGTCAAGGATCAGGACGCGCGCTGGCTGGCCATCGTCGGCATTCCGCTGAGCGTCAAGCCAGGCACTGCGCAGCAGGTCAGCAGCGGCGGCCGCAACCTGCCTTTCGTGGTGGGCAACAAGAAGTACCCGGAGCAGCGCATCACGCTGAAGAATCAGCGTCAGGTTAATCCGAACCCGGACGACCTCAAGCGCATCGAGCAGGAACTCGACGTGCAGGTTCGCGCCTACCGCACGTTCAGTCCCGTGACACCGAGCAACCTGTTGCTGGACAAGCCGGTGGACGGGCCGCTCTCCAGCAAATTCGGCGTGCGGCGCTTCTTCAACGGCGAGGAGCGCAACCCTCACGCCGGACTGGACTTCGCGGTCCCTGCGGGCACGCCTATCAAATCGCCAGCGGCCGGCAAAGTGATTCTGATCGGCAACTACTTCTTTAACGGCAACACAGTGTTCGTCGATCACGGTCAGGGCTTTATCAGCATGTTCTGCCATATGTCGAAGATCGACGTGAAGGTTGGCGATGCCGTTCCGCGCGGTGGTGTGGTCGGGCGCGTCGGTTCGACCGGTCGCGCAACGGGGCCGCACATGCACTGGAACGTCAGCCTGAATGACGCGCGGGTGGATCCGGCGATTTTCATTAATGCGTTTCAGCCGTAA
- the xseA gene encoding exodeoxyribonuclease VII large subunit, whose translation MIKDPFARLGLDRDVLTVSQLNGRARVLLEDVFSSIWVEGEISNLSRPASGHVYFTLKDSGAQVRCALFRSNAARVRQALKDGLAVKVRGKVSLFEGRGDYQLILDTVEPAGDGALRLAFDALKEKLSAEGMFSAERKVALPLHPKRIGIISSPTGAVIRDIISVFRRRAPQVELTLIPTAVQGREAIGQIVRALKLADGRGFDALILARGGGSLEDLWCFNEEAVARAIDACVTPIVSAVGHETDVSISDFVADVRAPTPSAAAELLAPDSSDLHRRVDSLERRLISRMQDRLMREQLRLDGISRRLRHPGERLRQRAQRLDDLDMRMRRAFEQQMHKRQVRMSHLESRLAAQHPGRTLMFLRQRLAVLAERLPRAIKENLKSRRLQLQSQVQTLNVVSPLATLGRGYSILLDERGRAVRAAEQTHQGQRLTAKLADGELQVRVEDNHLTPVTLSLLD comes from the coding sequence ATGATCAAAGACCCCTTCGCAAGACTCGGCCTTGACCGGGACGTCCTCACTGTCAGCCAGCTCAACGGCCGCGCACGCGTGCTGCTGGAGGATGTGTTTTCCAGCATCTGGGTCGAGGGCGAGATTTCCAACCTCTCGCGTCCCGCCTCAGGGCACGTTTACTTCACGCTGAAGGACTCCGGCGCCCAGGTGCGTTGCGCGTTGTTTCGCAGCAACGCAGCGCGGGTACGTCAGGCGTTGAAGGACGGCCTGGCGGTCAAGGTACGCGGCAAGGTCTCGCTGTTTGAAGGTCGCGGCGACTATCAGCTGATTCTCGACACCGTCGAGCCTGCTGGCGATGGCGCGCTGCGTCTGGCCTTCGATGCGTTGAAGGAAAAGCTCAGCGCCGAAGGCATGTTCAGCGCCGAGCGCAAGGTCGCCCTGCCGCTGCACCCTAAGCGCATCGGCATCATCAGTTCCCCGACCGGTGCGGTGATTCGCGACATCATCAGCGTGTTTCGCCGTCGCGCGCCCCAGGTTGAACTCACCCTGATCCCCACTGCCGTGCAGGGCCGCGAAGCCATCGGCCAGATTGTCCGCGCGTTGAAGCTCGCCGACGGCCGAGGCTTCGATGCGTTGATCCTCGCCCGGGGCGGCGGTTCGCTGGAGGACCTCTGGTGCTTCAACGAGGAAGCCGTCGCCCGCGCCATCGATGCGTGCGTGACGCCGATCGTCAGCGCCGTCGGCCACGAAACCGACGTGTCGATCAGTGACTTCGTCGCCGACGTGCGCGCGCCGACGCCCTCCGCCGCCGCTGAATTGCTGGCGCCGGATTCAAGCGATCTGCACCGTCGGGTCGACAGCCTGGAGCGCCGACTGATCAGCCGCATGCAGGACCGGTTGATGCGCGAGCAATTGCGACTGGACGGGATTTCCCGCCGCTTGCGTCACCCCGGTGAACGGTTACGCCAGCGCGCTCAGCGCCTCGACGATCTGGACATGCGCATGCGCCGGGCCTTCGAGCAGCAGATGCACAAGCGCCAAGTGCGCATGAGCCATCTGGAAAGTCGCCTGGCCGCGCAACATCCGGGACGCACGCTGATGTTTCTGCGGCAGCGCCTGGCGGTATTGGCCGAGCGGCTGCCCCGTGCGATCAAGGAGAACCTCAAGAGCCGTCGCTTGCAGCTGCAAAGTCAGGTGCAGACGCTCAACGTGGTCAGCCCGCTGGCGACCCTTGGCCGTGGTTACAGTATTTTGCTGGATGAACGCGGCAGGGCCGTTCGCGCTGCCGAGCAAACGCATCAGGGTCAGCGCCTGACGGCAAAACTGGCAGACGGCGAGCTGCAAGTGCGTGTTGAAGACAATCATCTAACGCCTGTCACCCTTTCACTTCTGGATTGA
- a CDS encoding sugar ABC transporter ATPase gives MDTQSIIVPQISSFPAHEAKARAILRWLVKLNVVEESLTTCGRSFNRMAYAIAPGARRFVENPDALPFGQPVNGLEIVLKRCIYTPQQGFKEEAGCPECRREIGEALFDSLEDWMPGHTDNFMCPECRHEDDINGFLFLEPCGFSNLGFIFNNWLDAGFKSSFIEAFAERMDRPVSHVKVRM, from the coding sequence ATGGACACCCAAAGCATCATCGTCCCGCAAATCTCCAGCTTTCCTGCGCACGAAGCGAAGGCGCGGGCGATCCTGCGCTGGCTGGTGAAGCTGAACGTCGTCGAAGAATCACTGACCACCTGCGGCCGCAGCTTCAATCGCATGGCTTACGCGATTGCGCCCGGCGCGCGACGCTTCGTTGAAAACCCTGACGCCTTGCCGTTCGGTCAGCCGGTCAACGGTCTGGAAATCGTCCTCAAGCGCTGCATCTATACGCCGCAGCAGGGCTTCAAGGAGGAGGCCGGTTGCCCTGAATGCCGGCGCGAGATCGGCGAAGCCCTGTTCGACAGTCTGGAAGACTGGATGCCGGGCCACACCGACAACTTCATGTGCCCCGAATGCCGCCATGAGGACGACATCAACGGCTTCCTGTTTCTGGAGCCGTGCGGGTTCTCGAATCTGGGATTCATCTTCAATAACTGGCTGGACGCCGGCTTTAAAAGCAGCTTTATCGAGGCGTTTGCCGAGCGCATGGACCGTCCGGTGTCCCATGTCAAAGTCAGGATGTAG
- the guaB gene encoding IMP dehydrogenase, which translates to MLRISQEALTFDDILLVPGYSEVLPNEVSLKTRLTRGIELNIPLVSAAMDTVTEARLAIAMAQEGGIGIIHKNMTVEQQAAEVRKVKKFEAGVVKDPITIEADATVRDLFELTRQHNISGVPVLHDGELVGIVTSRDVRFETRLDIPVREVMTPKERLVTVREGADKYEVRDLLHKHRLEKVLIVDDKFALKGMMTVKDIEKSKAWPLASKDDQGRLRVGAAVGTGKDTGERVSALVAAGVDVIVVDTAHGHSKGVIDRVRWVKQNFPDVQVIGGNIATGAAARALVEAGADGVKVGIGPGSICTTRIVAGVGVPQISAIANVASALEGTDVPLIADGGIRFSGDLSKAIVAGAYCVMMGSMFAGTEEAPGEIELFQGRSYKAYRGMGSLGAMSQAQGSSDRYFQDSSDGAEKLVPEGIEGRVAYKGSLTAIVHQLMGGLRSSMGYTGSADIHEMRTKPEFVRITGAGMAESHVHDVQITKEAPNYRVG; encoded by the coding sequence ATGCTGCGTATCAGCCAAGAAGCCCTTACATTCGACGACATTCTCCTTGTGCCCGGTTATTCCGAGGTGCTTCCCAACGAAGTCAGTCTGAAAACACGATTGACCCGTGGCATCGAACTCAACATCCCCCTCGTTTCCGCCGCTATGGACACCGTCACTGAAGCCCGTCTGGCGATCGCCATGGCTCAGGAAGGCGGCATCGGCATCATCCACAAGAACATGACCGTCGAGCAGCAAGCTGCCGAAGTGCGCAAGGTCAAGAAGTTCGAAGCGGGTGTGGTCAAGGATCCGATCACCATTGAGGCTGACGCCACCGTTCGCGACCTGTTCGAACTGACCCGTCAACACAACATCTCCGGCGTTCCGGTCCTGCATGACGGCGAGCTCGTCGGCATCGTGACCTCCCGCGACGTCCGCTTTGAAACCCGCCTCGATATCCCTGTCCGTGAAGTGATGACGCCGAAAGAGCGTCTTGTCACCGTCCGTGAAGGCGCCGACAAGTACGAAGTGCGCGATCTGCTGCACAAGCACCGCCTGGAAAAAGTCCTGATCGTCGACGACAAGTTCGCGCTCAAGGGCATGATGACCGTCAAGGACATCGAGAAATCCAAAGCCTGGCCTCTGGCGAGCAAGGACGACCAGGGTCGCCTGCGGGTCGGCGCTGCAGTCGGCACCGGTAAAGACACCGGCGAACGCGTCAGCGCGCTGGTTGCTGCGGGCGTGGACGTCATCGTTGTCGATACCGCACATGGCCACTCCAAAGGCGTGATCGACCGCGTTCGCTGGGTTAAACAGAATTTCCCTGACGTGCAAGTCATCGGCGGCAATATCGCCACCGGCGCCGCTGCACGGGCACTGGTCGAAGCCGGCGCTGACGGCGTCAAGGTCGGCATCGGTCCTGGCTCCATCTGCACCACCCGTATCGTCGCTGGCGTGGGCGTCCCGCAGATCAGCGCCATTGCCAACGTGGCCTCGGCACTGGAAGGCACAGACGTTCCCCTGATCGCCGACGGAGGCATCCGTTTCTCGGGTGACCTGTCCAAGGCCATCGTTGCCGGTGCGTACTGCGTGATGATGGGTTCGATGTTTGCCGGTACTGAAGAAGCACCGGGCGAGATCGAGCTGTTCCAAGGCCGTTCTTACAAGGCCTATCGCGGCATGGGTTCGCTGGGCGCAATGTCCCAGGCCCAAGGCTCGTCGGACCGTTACTTCCAGGACTCATCCGATGGCGCGGAAAAACTCGTACCGGAAGGTATCGAAGGCCGCGTTGCGTACAAGGGTTCGCTGACTGCCATCGTTCACCAGTTGATGGGCGGCCTGCGCTCGTCGATGGGTTACACCGGCAGCGCCGACATCCACGAAATGCGCACCAAGCCTGAGTTCGTGCGCATCACCGGTGCCGGCATGGCCGAGTCTCACGTTCACGACGTGCAGATCACCAAGGAAGCGCCGAACTACCGCGTAGGTTGA
- the guaA gene encoding glutamine-hydrolyzing GMP synthase, with protein MALDIHAHRILILDFGSQYTQLIARRVREIGVYCELHPFDMSDEAIREFAPKGIILAGGPESVHVADSPRAPQAVFDLNVPIFGICYGMQTMAEQLGGRVAGSELREFGYARVDIVGKSRVLDGIEDHVDADGVFGLDVWMSHGDKVTEIPEGFHVLASTPSCPIAGMADDTRGYYGVQFHPEVTHTKQGGRILSRFILDICGCEALWTPSKIAEDAIAQVRAQVGTDNVLLGLSGGVDSSVVAALLHKAIGDQLTCVFVDNGLLRLHEGEQVMAMFAENMGVKVIRANAEDQFLNNLAGESDPEKKRKIIGRTFIDVFDAESTKLDNIKFLAQGTIYPDVIESAGAKSGKAHVIKSHHNVGGLPEEMNLKLVEPLRELFKDEVRRLGLELGLPYDMVYRHPFPGPGLGVRILGEVKKEYADLLRRADHIFIEELRKADWYHKVSQAFVVFQPVKSVGVVGDGRRYAWVVALRAVETIDFMTARWAHLPYELLETVSGRIINEIEGISRVTYDVSSKPPATIEWE; from the coding sequence ATGGCCCTCGACATTCACGCCCACCGCATCCTGATCCTGGACTTCGGTTCCCAGTACACCCAGCTGATCGCCCGTCGCGTTCGCGAAATCGGCGTGTACTGCGAGCTTCACCCGTTCGACATGTCGGACGAAGCGATCCGCGAATTCGCCCCGAAAGGCATCATCCTCGCCGGCGGCCCCGAGTCCGTACACGTGGCCGACAGCCCTCGTGCTCCCCAGGCCGTGTTCGACCTGAACGTGCCGATCTTCGGCATCTGCTACGGCATGCAGACCATGGCCGAGCAGCTCGGCGGCCGCGTCGCCGGTTCCGAACTGCGTGAATTCGGCTATGCCCGTGTCGACATCGTCGGCAAGAGCCGCGTGCTGGACGGCATCGAAGACCACGTCGACGCCGATGGCGTTTTCGGTCTCGACGTATGGATGAGCCACGGCGACAAAGTCACCGAGATCCCGGAAGGCTTCCACGTACTGGCCAGCACCCCTAGCTGCCCGATCGCCGGCATGGCCGACGACACCCGCGGTTACTACGGCGTGCAGTTCCACCCGGAAGTAACCCACACCAAGCAGGGCGGTCGCATCCTGTCGCGCTTCATCCTCGACATCTGCGGCTGCGAAGCATTGTGGACCCCGTCGAAGATCGCTGAAGACGCCATCGCTCAGGTTCGCGCCCAAGTGGGTACCGACAACGTGCTGCTGGGCCTGTCCGGCGGTGTTGACTCCTCGGTGGTCGCAGCGCTGCTGCACAAAGCCATCGGCGACCAACTGACCTGCGTCTTCGTCGACAACGGCCTGCTGCGCCTGCACGAAGGCGAGCAAGTCATGGCCATGTTCGCCGAGAACATGGGCGTGAAGGTGATCCGCGCCAACGCCGAAGACCAGTTCCTCAACAACCTGGCCGGCGAGAGCGATCCAGAGAAGAAGCGCAAGATCATCGGGCGCACCTTCATCGACGTGTTCGACGCCGAGTCGACCAAGCTCGACAACATCAAGTTCCTGGCCCAGGGCACCATCTACCCTGACGTGATCGAGTCCGCTGGCGCCAAAAGCGGCAAGGCCCACGTCATCAAGTCGCACCACAACGTGGGCGGCCTGCCGGAAGAGATGAACCTGAAACTGGTCGAGCCACTGCGCGAACTGTTCAAGGACGAAGTCCGTCGCCTGGGCCTCGAACTCGGCCTGCCGTACGACATGGTCTACCGCCACCCATTCCCGGGCCCGGGCCTGGGCGTGCGCATCCTCGGTGAAGTGAAGAAGGAATACGCCGACCTGCTGCGTCGCGCCGACCACATCTTTATCGAAGAACTGCGCAAAGCCGACTGGTACCACAAGGTCAGCCAGGCATTCGTTGTGTTCCAGCCGGTGAAATCGGTTGGCGTGGTCGGCGACGGTCGTCGTTACGCCTGGGTCGTCGCCCTGCGCGCCGTAGAAACCATCGACTTCATGACCGCACGTTGGGCACACCTGCCTTACGAGTTGCTGGAAACGGTCAGTGGCCGGATCATCAATGAGATCGAAGGTATTTCGCGCGTGACGTATGACGTGTCGAGCAAGCCGCCTGCGACGATTGAGTGGGAATGA